The sequence below is a genomic window from Mycobacterium spongiae.
ATGGCGCTTCCGGGAATTTCATTGCTTGGGCAGCAACCCTGGGGCTGGTACTACGGCGTCGTTGACAACGTCGAGGGTCTGGTCTACGACGGGGCCGGCTACACGCTCAACGGTCTTCAGATCGCCGGTCGAACGGTGTGGAGAACTACGGGTTCTGACGCCGCTGCAGCGGGGTCAGCTGCCGGCGCGGCCCAAGCAGAGGTGTTGTCGGAGCTTCCATTGGAGGCCCCCGTACCAGTCGCGGCTGCGGCGACGGCCGCCAAGATCGGGCCCCTGTCGGTGCCGCCCCGTTGGTCTGCGGCGCCCTTCGTATCCCCAAGCGGGACGGCGGGAATGTCGGTTCACGAAGTTCGCGCCACCGAGGCGGGCGGGCTGTCGGGCGTACTGCAAGGCGCGCCGGCCAAAGGCAGGTCCCGCCTGGCCAGCCATGCCGGACGCCGATACGGATTACAACTCAAAGTAATGATGCGCCAGCCCTGTGGCGGGTAGCAAAAGGACACCGTGCGCAACGAAGCGCCAATGACGACCGAATACGAGAGCGGTCGCGACGAGATATGGAGTTAACCACGATGGATTTTGGGGTGCTGCCACCGGAGATCAACTCTGGACGGATGTACTGTGGCCCAGGCTCGGCGCCTATGGTCGCAGCCGCGTCCGGCTGGAACGGGCTTGCGGCAGAGCTCAACACCACCGCCGCCGGCTACGAGCGGGTAGTTACCGAGCTGCATTCCGAGCAATGGACGGGCGGGGCATCGACGTTGATGGTTGACGCGGTCGCACCCTATGTGGCTTGGATGAAAGTCACTGCGGCACAAGCCGAGCTCGCTTCCAGCCAGGCGAGAGCCGCGGTGGCCGCGTACGAGGCTGCAATCGCCGCCACGGTGCCCCCTCCGCTGATCGCCGCGAATCGCGCCGAGCTGGCGTTGTTGAACGCGCAAAACCTGTTCGGCCAATACACCGGCGCCATCGCGGCCCTCGAAGCCCAATATGAGCAAATGTGGGTCCAGGATGCTGTGGCGATGTACACCTATGCGGGTTCGTCCGCCACCGCGGCGGCCGTGACGCCGTTTGCCGCGCCGCCGCCCATCACAAGCCTTTCTCCCGCTGCCGGACAGTCCGTCGCAGCCGCAGTGGCTGCCACCACGTCGGCAGGTACTTCACAGCGCGCCTTGCTAGGGCTGATTTCTCAGTTACCGGCCAAACTGGCGCAACTGGCGTCACCGTCGTCGATGGCGGCGGCTGCTGCGGCCCCGCCCGCATCGGCACGATTGCTGTTCGTGGCCCGCTTGCCGTGGCCGCTAACGTCACTGGCATACAACACCGTTGGTTTGCCGTACTTCGGCATCGGCATGGGCAACAGCATGATCACGTCATCGGAGGCGCTGGGATTGGTCGGCCCCGAGGCCGCTGCGGTTGCCGAAGCGGCGCCGCCGGCCGCGGCTGAGGCAGCCGAAGCGGCGCTGGGTACGGCACCCGTAACCGCGGGCCTGGCCAACGCGACCTCGATCGGCAAGTTGTCGGTGCCGCCGACGTGGACGGAGATCGCCTCCGAGAGTCTGGCCCCGACAGCGGGTTCGGCTTCGGTGCCGCTGGCTAGCGCTATCGTCGATCAACCAGAGTCTGCTGGGGCGGGACATGTGTTGGGTGGCCTTCCGGCAGCCAGTTCAAGTGGGTCGGGTGCGGGTCCCCGGTACGGCATCCGGCCCACGGTGATGGCCAGGCCGCCCTTTGCTGGCTAACACGCCATTGTTCGCCTCGGGAGCCTCGCGCGCTCATCGCCCCGGGCCGGGTGGACCAGCGAATGCTTGAGCGATCTCCAACCAGCGCTGCGCGTCCTCCCCTACCGCCGTGATGTCGAGGGTGCCCAGCGCGCGCCGCTGAGTGACCAACAAGCAAAAGTCTTCAGCGGATCCGGTCACGCGCTGGGCCGCGTCGGACGGCCCCCAAGACCAGCTATCACCGCCAGGCCCGCGCAACTCAACCCGGAAAGGTTCGGGTGGTGGAGCTAGCTCGTTGACGAAGAATGCGTAGTCGCGGGTACGTACCCCGAGATGTGCGATCGACCGCAATCGGGTGGTGACAGGCCGGGTCGTGCCAAGGGCGTCCGCAACATCGAGTCCGTGAGCCCACGTCTCCATCAGCCGCGCGGTCGCCATTGACGCCGCGCTCATGGGTGGCCCGAACCACGGCAATTTGCGGCCCGCGGGCACTGCCTCCAGCTCGTCGTGGAGCCGCCCGCGGATACCCCGCCATTCGGTGAGCAGGTCGCGCGGCGGCCGTGCCGCCTGTTCGTCAGCGGCAGCGTCCACGAAGCCGGCAGCATTGGCCGCCGCGGCAGTCACCATCTCCGCGAAGGCGGCCTCGTCAGTGACCGCAACCAGAGCGACCCGATCGGTCCACAGCAGATGGCCGATCTGATGCGCGATGGTCCAGCCCGGCGCCGGAGTGGGGTCCGCCCATCGGCCGGCTGGAAGCGGCGCCACCAGCGCATCGAGGTCGTCGCTTTCGGCACGCAAGTCGGCCACGATCGGCCCTGAGTCCGCCATTATCGCCTCCTGAGGGGGCCTTCGAGTTAAGGCACATGTGTACCTTAACGAGGGTTCGCAGGCTGGCCACGGCGACCGACGATGCTATGCACAATCAGCCCCATGACATAGAGCACCGACCCGAACAACGCAAACACCGGTGCTCGACCGTCCGCGGGAATCAATGTCGCCGCGATCGTGATCGAGGCGATGTAGGAGACCCAGAACAGCGCGTCCTGTATGGCAAATACGTGTCCGCGCAACGCGTCGTCGACATCGATCTGCATGGCCGAGTCGGCGCAGAGCTTTACCACTTGCCCGGCCACACCGAGGAAAAACCCGCACACCACCATGACCGGTAGCAGCAGTCCGGCGCCGGCGACTTGAATGGCCGCCGCGGCCACCAGCGCACCATTCGCGGTCGCGTAGCGGCCCCAGCGGCGTATTGCGGCCGGTGTCAGCACGTTGGCCAAGAAGGCGCCGAGGCCGGTTGCGGCGAAGAACATGAGTGCAGTACCGAGCCCTCCGAACGCGGGCGCGGTCATGTGCTGCACCAACAACAGGACCAGTAGCGAGTTGATGCCGACCACCATCCGGTGTGCGGCCAGGCCGGCCAGGGCCGCAGCGACCGTCGGGAGCTGGACAACCGTGCGTACGCCATGCAGCCAGCCGGTGGTGACCGCATAGATGGCCGATCCGTGGATCGCGCGCTTGGTGTCGTCTGGTCCGAGTACGCGTGGGCCGAACCGCAGCGCGAGCACCAACGCGATCGATACCGGGACCGTCACGATGAAGATGATTGTGGAGGCGCCCTCGTCGCCGCTGCCCGCGAGCCAACGAGGCAACAACATGAAGTTGGCTCCCAGAAAGGCCGCGATCGCACCCGAGGCGATGGCCACCGAGTTCATCGTGACCACCTGCTCGCGCGGGACCACGTGCGGCAATGCCGCTGACAGGCCCGAGGCGACGAAGCGCGCCAAGCCATTGGCGAGCAGCGCTGCACACAACAGCGGTAGCTCACCAGCCGACAGCGCCAGAATTGTGCCGATGGCGACGATCAAGACCAGCCGGCCGATGTTGGCGCCGACAAGCACCCAACGCCGGTCCCACCGGTCCATCAACGCCCCAGCGAACGGCCCCAGCAGCGAGTAGGGCAAGAACAGCACGGTGAAGGCACCGGCAATGGCCATGGGGCCGGTGGCGTGGTCAGGGTTGAACAGGAGGGCTCCGGCGAGCCCCGCCTGGAAGAGGCCATCACCGAATTGACTTGCGATGCGCAGCTGCAGCAATCGTCGGAAGTCGGGCAAGTTGCGCACCGCCCGCCACACGTCGACGGGGGTGCGCACATGCGTCCGGGTTTGAATCACGAAACCCACTTCCACCATTGGCACCCACGTCGCTGGTCTGGGCGCTACCGCGCTAACAACACTACAAATATTCGTCGACCGTGCTTGTTTGCCCCGAGCGGTACGACAGCGGGTGCAATGATGTTCGGGTGGCCGCACACGAAGATCCCGAGGACCATGTCGCGCCGGCCGCGCAACGGGTGCGGGCGGGTACCTTACTGCTGGCCAATACCGATCTGCTGGAGCCGACCTTTCGCCGCAGCGTGATCTACATTGTCGAGCACAACGATGGCGGCACCCTGGGGGTGGTGCTCAACCGGCCGACGGAGACCGCCGTCTACAACGTGTTGCCGCATTGGGCCAAACTGGCGGCCAAACCGAAGACGATGTTCATCGGAGGCCCGGTGAAGCGCGATGCGGCCCTGTGCTTGGCGACGCTGCGGGTTGGCGCCGAACCCGAGGGTGTGCCCGGCCTGCGGCATGTGGCAGGCAGGGTGGTGATGGTGGATCTGGACGCCGGGCCGGAATCGATCGCAGCGGTGGTGGAAGGGGTGCGGATCTTCGCTGGGTATTCCGGCTGGACCGTAGGACAGCTCGAAGGCGAAATCGAGCGCGACGACTGGATTGTCCTGTCGGCGTTGCCATCTGATGTTCTGGTCGAGCCGCGAGCGGACCTGTGGGGGCAAGTGCTGCGGCGCCAGCCGTTGCCCATGTCGCTGCTTGCCACCCACCCGATCGACCTCAGCCGGAACTAGGAACCACGGCGTCCGCCCGCCCCTTCGGTTCCCGGCCCCCACGCCTCGTCAACGGGGCGATCGCGACCCGCTAACTGGGGGCAAGACAAGACGCAGGCCGCACAGTTGCCACCGCAGTCGGCGGCTTCGAGGGTTGCTGCCTCGCGCCGCAGCAGGTATCGCGCGATCTGCCACGAACCCGCGGCCAGGGTGCCGACCGCGCCGCAGATGCAGACGATGACCAGAACCAGAGCGGTGCGCGGGGGCGCGGCCAGCGCCGCCACTCCCCCGGCTGCCAGCACTATCGCAGCCGCGAGTTGGGTGGGGGCCATAGCGCGCCGCGTCAGCCCAGCGGGGTCGGTGGTGCGTGCCCGGGCAAGCGACCACAGACCGAAGCCGGCGGACGCGACCGCCACGCAGATGCACAACAGGCCCGCGATGAACACCCGGCCACCATACGGGTACGCCAACTAAGCCGTGGCGAATCAGCGCGACGGGACACCCGTGCCGACGCCCAGCGACGGATGACCAGGCGTCGGGTTGGTCAGCGGCAGCTGTGCTGGTGCCGGGCTCTGCACACTCCGCGGTGCGGGACGGCGATGGGGCTGGGGCAGCTGCCCGGGCAGCGCCGCGGGCGCCCGGTGCGGTGTCGCGGCACGCGGTTGCCCGGACGCCGACGGCGCGGCCACTCGGAATCCACTGATGATCGCGTTCGTGGCTGGTGCGTCAGCGATGGCCTGGGACAACGCCGTGGTCACCGACAACGACACCAGGTACTTGTCGGCGCCCGAGCTGGCGATCACATGGCGGCGGGAGGTGTTCAGTGTCATGTCATTCTCGCGGTACGTGCCCTCGATGATTGACGAGGGGAAGCGACCGAAATTGGCCAGCGAGGCGTTTGTCGTCTTCCATGCAAGCAATCTCCGGGCGTCGGCATACCCGTGCTTAATGGCCTCGGCGGAATCGAAGTCACCGACCAGCTTATACACCACCACCTGCGCATTCGATGTGTAGATGCTCTTGCCGCTCACCCGGTCCGCGATCACGGCGAACGCATCGGGCACGTTGGGGTCGGGCACCTGCGTCCAGCGCGGTGGCATCGGGAGACTGATGTCGAGGGCGGTGAATCCCTCCGGCCGCTGCGCTTCGAGGGTGACCTTGTTCTCATGCAGGTAGTCCCGAAGCGTCCCGGTGATTGGGGGCATCATTATGGGCATTGTCGGCGCTAAGGGGGCCCGGGCTGTGGATCTGGGCGCTCCGATCGGAACCGGCGATGCGACCGGTGCTGGCGCTCGGGCAGGGGCAGGAGCCGGTGCGAACCGGCTATTGACCGTCCCGGGAGCTACTGGGACGTATTGCATGGGCGGACCCGCTGTCTGCACCGGGACCGGAGCGGGAATCGGTGGCGCCGGCGGCAGCGGCTCCGCTGTGGCCTTCGCGCCCGCGAACAGTATGACGCCGAGGAAACCAGTGGCCATGCCCGCGGCGAACGCTCGCCACCTGGGTACGATCTGAATCATCTGCGTCGGTCCCTCCGAATGGTTTCGGGCACCGATGCCCGACCTCGAGGCTGAATGTAACCAGGGCCGAAAGGTGGCGAACAGGCTTGAAATAGAGCTGGGATGATCCTCTGATCGGTGTGCAACGCAACTGAGATCAACTCGTGGCCGGCGGCTGGGGCGCCAGACGTTGCAATGCTGCCCTTATACCCTATTGGGCGTGACTGACTCGCCAACCGCCACACCGGGCGGCCCACTCAGCGTCGACGGCGCTGATGCTGGCGCGCCCCGGTACCGCTACACCGCCGAACTTGCGGGAAGGCTGGAACGGACGTGGCAGGACAATTGGGC
It includes:
- a CDS encoding PPE family protein, with product MDFGVLPPEINSGRMYCGPGSAPMVAAASGWNGLAAELNTTAAGYERVVTELHSEQWTGGASTLMVDAVAPYVAWMKVTAAQAELASSQARAAVAAYEAAIAATVPPPLIAANRAELALLNAQNLFGQYTGAIAALEAQYEQMWVQDAVAMYTYAGSSATAAAVTPFAAPPPITSLSPAAGQSVAAAVAATTSAGTSQRALLGLISQLPAKLAQLASPSSMAAAAAAPPASARLLFVARLPWPLTSLAYNTVGLPYFGIGMGNSMITSSEALGLVGPEAAAVAEAAPPAAAEAAEAALGTAPVTAGLANATSIGKLSVPPTWTEIASESLAPTAGSASVPLASAIVDQPESAGAGHVLGGLPAASSSGSGAGPRYGIRPTVMARPPFAG
- a CDS encoding TIGR03084 family metal-binding protein, with amino-acid sequence MADSGPIVADLRAESDDLDALVAPLPAGRWADPTPAPGWTIAHQIGHLLWTDRVALVAVTDEAAFAEMVTAAAANAAGFVDAAADEQAARPPRDLLTEWRGIRGRLHDELEAVPAGRKLPWFGPPMSAASMATARLMETWAHGLDVADALGTTRPVTTRLRSIAHLGVRTRDYAFFVNELAPPPEPFRVELRGPGGDSWSWGPSDAAQRVTGSAEDFCLLVTQRRALGTLDITAVGEDAQRWLEIAQAFAGPPGPGR
- a CDS encoding MFS transporter, with product MPMVEVGFVIQTRTHVRTPVDVWRAVRNLPDFRRLLQLRIASQFGDGLFQAGLAGALLFNPDHATGPMAIAGAFTVLFLPYSLLGPFAGALMDRWDRRWVLVGANIGRLVLIVAIGTILALSAGELPLLCAALLANGLARFVASGLSAALPHVVPREQVVTMNSVAIASGAIAAFLGANFMLLPRWLAGSGDEGASTIIFIVTVPVSIALVLALRFGPRVLGPDDTKRAIHGSAIYAVTTGWLHGVRTVVQLPTVAAALAGLAAHRMVVGINSLLVLLLVQHMTAPAFGGLGTALMFFAATGLGAFLANVLTPAAIRRWGRYATANGALVAAAAIQVAGAGLLLPVMVVCGFFLGVAGQVVKLCADSAMQIDVDDALRGHVFAIQDALFWVSYIASITIAATLIPADGRAPVFALFGSVLYVMGLIVHSIVGRRGQPANPR
- a CDS encoding YqgE/AlgH family protein; this encodes MAAHEDPEDHVAPAAQRVRAGTLLLANTDLLEPTFRRSVIYIVEHNDGGTLGVVLNRPTETAVYNVLPHWAKLAAKPKTMFIGGPVKRDAALCLATLRVGAEPEGVPGLRHVAGRVVMVDLDAGPESIAAVVEGVRIFAGYSGWTVGQLEGEIERDDWIVLSALPSDVLVEPRADLWGQVLRRQPLPMSLLATHPIDLSRN
- a CDS encoding LpqN/LpqT family lipoprotein — protein: MIQIVPRWRAFAAGMATGFLGVILFAGAKATAEPLPPAPPIPAPVPVQTAGPPMQYVPVAPGTVNSRFAPAPAPARAPAPVASPVPIGAPRSTARAPLAPTMPIMMPPITGTLRDYLHENKVTLEAQRPEGFTALDISLPMPPRWTQVPDPNVPDAFAVIADRVSGKSIYTSNAQVVVYKLVGDFDSAEAIKHGYADARRLLAWKTTNASLANFGRFPSSIIEGTYRENDMTLNTSRRHVIASSGADKYLVSLSVTTALSQAIADAPATNAIISGFRVAAPSASGQPRAATPHRAPAALPGQLPQPHRRPAPRSVQSPAPAQLPLTNPTPGHPSLGVGTGVPSR